The Nitrosomonas sp. sh817 genome includes a window with the following:
- a CDS encoding radical SAM protein, whose protein sequence is MQTTSKLLNTADHSRDSAGLTYVYPVISRRAGGVSIGINLNPNNACNWRCVYCQVPDLKRGSAPKIDLDKLEAELRFFLNKLIHGDFMARHVPPETRKIKDIALSGNGEPTSAKEFDRIIELIGHIKQDFVLPVDLKTVLITNGSLIHRVNVQAGLQRMAALNGEIWFKFDRASTGERRRINNTTISLKRIQDNLMIAASLCSTWLQTCVFQIDGMPPADEEVSSYLVFIRQLLDRQIPIQGVLLYGLARPSLQPEASRLAAVEPVWFKDFEAKIRALGVAVKSNP, encoded by the coding sequence TTGCAAACAACTTCTAAACTATTGAATACCGCCGATCATAGCCGCGACAGCGCCGGGTTGACCTATGTATACCCGGTCATTTCACGGCGCGCGGGCGGCGTTTCAATCGGCATTAATTTGAATCCGAATAACGCTTGCAATTGGCGTTGCGTCTATTGCCAGGTTCCCGATCTCAAACGAGGTTCCGCGCCGAAAATCGACTTGGATAAATTAGAAGCCGAGTTACGTTTCTTTTTGAATAAATTGATTCATGGCGATTTCATGGCGCGTCACGTGCCGCCGGAAACCCGGAAAATCAAAGATATCGCATTATCGGGAAATGGCGAGCCGACCAGCGCCAAAGAATTTGACCGGATCATCGAACTCATCGGCCATATCAAACAGGATTTTGTATTACCGGTTGATCTGAAAACGGTGCTGATCACCAATGGCAGCTTGATTCACCGTGTCAACGTGCAAGCCGGATTACAGCGGATGGCAGCACTGAATGGCGAGATTTGGTTCAAATTCGACCGCGCTTCAACCGGAGAGCGGCGCCGCATCAACAATACTACGATCAGTTTAAAAAGAATTCAGGACAATTTAATGATCGCCGCATCGCTATGCTCTACCTGGCTGCAAACCTGCGTTTTCCAGATCGACGGCATGCCGCCGGCGGATGAGGAAGTATCGAGCTATCTGGTGTTCATCCGGCAATTGCTCGACCGTCAAATACCCATCCAAGGCGTTTTGCTGTACGGACTTGCCAGACCATCGTTGCAACCCGAAGCATCCAGGCTCGCAGCGGTTGAACCGGTTTGGTTTAAAGATTTTGAAGCAAAAATCCGCGCACTGGGCGTGGCTGTCAAATCCAATCCATAA
- a CDS encoding ankyrin repeat domain-containing protein: protein MAYPIKSQNILRFAAALLICLSSQVSAGIQEDFIWAVERGNLSEVSRLLEKGANPDLPNKEGYTPLMIAAQEKNLKMAELLIEVGAKLDLRNRFGETAIMLASYQGFTEMVKLLYIRGAEINHGGWNPLIYAASGGHLDTLRVLLGGGADINSTSDNGSTALMMAVRGNHLKAVSFLLNHGADPRIANEQGDNALSWAEKREYGEIADFLKSHAKSK from the coding sequence ATGGCCTATCCAATTAAATCACAAAATATTTTGCGTTTTGCCGCGGCGCTGCTGATTTGTTTATCCAGTCAGGTATCCGCCGGGATTCAGGAAGATTTCATATGGGCAGTGGAACGGGGGAATTTATCCGAGGTTTCCCGGTTATTGGAAAAAGGCGCGAATCCGGATCTGCCGAACAAGGAAGGTTATACGCCATTAATGATCGCGGCGCAGGAGAAGAATCTCAAAATGGCTGAGTTATTGATTGAAGTTGGCGCGAAACTGGATTTGCGCAACCGGTTCGGCGAAACGGCGATTATGCTGGCCAGCTATCAAGGATTCACGGAAATGGTTAAGCTACTGTATATCAGAGGCGCGGAAATTAATCATGGCGGCTGGAATCCGTTGATTTACGCCGCTTCCGGAGGTCATCTGGATACCTTGCGGGTATTGCTGGGCGGCGGCGCGGATATCAACTCCACTTCGGATAATGGTTCGACGGCTTTGATGATGGCGGTCAGAGGCAATCATTTGAAAGCGGTTTCTTTTCTGCTCAACCATGGGGCCGATCCGAGAATAGCCAATGAACAAGGCGATAACGCGCTAAGCTGGGCGGAAAAGCGCGAATATGGCGAGATTGCCGATTTTCTTAAAAGTCATGCAAAATCCAAATAA
- a CDS encoding TatD family hydrolase, translating into MFIDSHCHLDFPDLAKDLDALLQNMQHNQVTHALCVSVNLPDFPRVRALAEAHANLFASVGVHPDYEDQIEPQADELADLAAHPKVIAIGETGLDYFRLQGDLEWQRERFRQHIRAALKINKPLIIHTRSAAADTLRIMQEEGADRVGGVMHCFTESWEVAQQAIAMNFYISFSGIVTFKNAVALKEVAKNIPLDRMLIETDSPYLAPVPFRGKQNQPAYVRHVAEEIARIRAVSIDEIANATTGNFFNLFKSSRYGLSN; encoded by the coding sequence ATGTTCATTGATTCACATTGTCATCTCGATTTTCCGGATCTTGCCAAAGACCTGGATGCGTTACTGCAAAACATGCAACACAATCAAGTTACCCATGCGCTATGCGTTAGCGTCAATTTGCCAGATTTTCCGCGTGTGCGCGCGCTGGCGGAAGCGCATGCCAATTTGTTCGCTTCGGTGGGAGTGCATCCGGATTATGAGGACCAAATCGAGCCGCAAGCCGACGAACTCGCTGATTTGGCGGCTCATCCGAAAGTGATTGCCATCGGCGAGACCGGATTGGATTATTTCCGCTTGCAAGGCGATTTGGAATGGCAGCGCGAACGGTTCCGCCAGCATATCCGCGCGGCGCTTAAAATCAATAAACCCTTGATCATTCACACGAGATCGGCGGCAGCCGATACGTTGCGGATCATGCAGGAAGAAGGCGCGGATCGCGTGGGCGGCGTCATGCACTGCTTTACTGAAAGCTGGGAAGTTGCGCAGCAAGCCATCGCAATGAATTTTTATATCTCGTTTTCCGGCATCGTGACATTCAAGAATGCCGTGGCGTTGAAAGAAGTTGCCAAGAATATTCCATTGGATAGAATGCTGATTGAAACCGATTCACCCTATCTGGCGCCGGTGCCTTTCCGCGGCAAGCAAAATCAGCCGGCTTATGTCCGGCATGTGGCGGAAGAGATTGCGCGGATACGGGCAGTCAGCATCGACGAGATCGCGAATGCGACGACCGGTAATTTTTTTAACTTATTCAAGTCCTCCCGATATGGCCTATCCAATTAA
- the queD gene encoding 6-carboxytetrahydropterin synthase QueD, giving the protein MLITRRLEFDAGHRISTHNSQCRHLHGHRYRLEITLSGDIIADEGVAQQGMVMDFSEVKQIAKSVLVDHWDHAFLVYSGDTKVLQFLRSIEDHKTVVLDVQPTAENLALIAFGILEGAYRDKYGNHLQLEQVRLYETPNCWADAVRGRR; this is encoded by the coding sequence ATGTTAATTACACGGAGGCTGGAATTTGATGCGGGTCATCGTATTTCCACCCATAATAGTCAATGCCGCCATTTGCACGGGCATCGGTACCGCCTCGAAATCACGCTGTCCGGTGATATTATCGCTGACGAAGGTGTAGCGCAGCAAGGTATGGTCATGGATTTTTCCGAAGTCAAACAAATTGCAAAGTCGGTTTTAGTGGATCATTGGGATCATGCTTTTCTGGTTTATTCGGGCGATACCAAGGTGTTACAGTTCTTGCGATCCATCGAAGATCATAAAACGGTGGTACTGGATGTTCAGCCAACGGCGGAGAATCTGGCGTTGATCGCTTTCGGCATTTTAGAAGGCGCGTACCGCGACAAGTATGGCAATCATCTGCAACTCGAACAAGTCCGTTTGTATGAAACGCCGAATTGCTGGGCCGACGCGGTGCGTGGCAGGCGCTGA
- a CDS encoding SDR family oxidoreductase has translation MQPLLGKVAIVTGSSRGIGAEIALTLAKAGATVVINYARNQPAAEKTCEAITAAGSQGIAIQADVSDPAAVKNLFDKTLQQFQRIDILVNNAGILLFKEISEIQNDELDRIIDINLKSVFYALREATGKLADHGRVVTISSTVTRLMLPKYGVYAATKAAIEQLTRVFAREMGKRGITANSVLPGPVDTELFRAGKTAADIERMAAMAALGRIGDSGDIAQTVLFLVSDEARWVTGQSIGVNGGII, from the coding sequence ATGCAACCGTTACTCGGGAAAGTCGCGATTGTGACCGGTTCTTCGCGGGGGATCGGCGCCGAGATTGCGCTAACTTTGGCGAAAGCGGGCGCTACGGTGGTGATCAATTATGCGCGCAACCAGCCGGCGGCGGAGAAAACCTGCGAGGCCATTACAGCAGCCGGTAGCCAAGGAATCGCCATCCAGGCCGATGTCAGCGACCCTGCTGCGGTAAAAAATCTTTTTGATAAAACCCTGCAACAATTCCAGCGGATCGATATCCTGGTTAACAATGCCGGTATTTTGCTGTTCAAGGAAATCTCCGAAATTCAAAACGATGAGCTGGATCGCATCATCGATATCAATCTCAAGAGCGTTTTTTATGCACTGCGGGAGGCAACCGGGAAACTCGCGGATCATGGGCGGGTCGTTACCATTTCCAGCACGGTGACACGGCTGATGCTGCCGAAGTACGGCGTATATGCGGCGACCAAGGCTGCGATTGAACAGTTGACCCGCGTTTTTGCGCGCGAGATGGGCAAGCGCGGTATTACCGCCAATTCGGTGTTGCCGGGTCCGGTCGATACCGAATTGTTCCGGGCGGGAAAAACCGCCGCCGATATTGAACGCATGGCGGCGATGGCCGCATTAGGGCGGATTGGAGACAGCGGCGATATTGCGCAAACCGTATTATTTTTAGTGAGCGACGAAGCACGCTGGGTGACGGGGCAGAGTATCGGCGTCAATGGCGGTATAATCTAA
- the ald gene encoding alanine dehydrogenase has protein sequence MLIGVPKEIKIHESRVGLTPAAVRELAANGHRVMVQKLAGAQIDLSDDKYQMAGAMMVDTPQEIYAKAELIVKVKEPQPSEIPWLREEQMLFTYLHLAPDPLQTKGLMESGCIAIAYETVTDHFGGLPLLAPMSEVAGRMAIQAGAHALELDQGGRGMLLGGVSGVPAARVVVIGGGVVGTNAARIAMGVEAHVTVLDKSIHRLQQLDSQYGSKINTVFSTVDALEEHVSTADLVIGAVLVPGGAAPKLVSRELVSRMNRGAVLVDVAIDQGGCFATSRPTTLADPIFIQDGVVHYCVSNMPGAVARTSTFALNNATLPFVLALANKGCRNALLDDPHLRNGLNVYRGRITYEAVAQALGLSCTPALEALAPV, from the coding sequence ATGCTTATCGGTGTACCCAAGGAAATTAAAATACATGAATCCCGGGTTGGATTGACGCCGGCGGCGGTCCGCGAATTGGCCGCCAACGGTCATCGGGTCATGGTGCAAAAACTGGCCGGCGCTCAAATCGATTTAAGCGATGACAAATACCAGATGGCCGGGGCGATGATGGTCGATACGCCGCAGGAGATCTACGCCAAGGCCGAGTTGATCGTCAAGGTCAAGGAGCCGCAACCTTCCGAAATTCCCTGGCTGCGGGAAGAGCAAATGCTCTTCACTTACTTGCATCTGGCGCCGGATCCACTGCAAACCAAAGGATTGATGGAATCCGGTTGTATCGCGATTGCGTATGAAACGGTTACCGATCACTTTGGCGGTTTACCGTTGCTGGCGCCGATGAGCGAGGTGGCGGGACGGATGGCGATTCAAGCGGGCGCGCATGCGCTGGAATTGGATCAAGGCGGACGGGGAATGTTGCTCGGCGGCGTATCCGGCGTGCCAGCGGCGCGCGTCGTAGTCATCGGCGGCGGTGTTGTCGGCACCAATGCCGCGCGGATTGCGATGGGCGTGGAAGCGCATGTCACGGTACTGGATAAATCGATTCATCGCTTGCAGCAATTGGATTCCCAATACGGTTCGAAAATCAACACGGTTTTTTCCACGGTGGATGCTTTGGAAGAGCATGTTTCCACCGCCGATTTGGTGATCGGCGCGGTGCTGGTTCCGGGCGGCGCGGCGCCCAAGCTGGTGAGCCGGGAACTGGTCAGCCGCATGAATCGCGGCGCGGTGCTGGTCGATGTCGCGATCGATCAAGGCGGATGCTTTGCAACCTCACGGCCGACTACATTGGCCGATCCGATTTTCATCCAGGACGGCGTGGTGCATTATTGCGTATCCAATATGCCGGGCGCGGTGGCGCGCACTTCGACATTCGCGCTCAATAATGCGACGCTGCCGTTTGTACTCGCGCTGGCTAACAAAGGGTGCCGCAATGCCTTGCTGGATGATCCGCATCTGCGCAACGGCTTGAATGTCTACCGCGGCCGGATCACCTATGAAGCGGTCGCGCAAGCCTTGGGACTCAGCTGTACACCCGCTCTTGAGGCGCTCGCGCCGGTATGA
- a CDS encoding DUF3422 family protein translates to MHSPIDSDFIDLLPDNDPQRVLLHNEVHARPSQRIRLPALVIYVVAINDGITREQECEHLRRLPGQQSLLLEQLQNNFLRLRLQGYTLRWERHTEFTRYSLVQHLPDEAQLGATDPDLLAFLALPRDWLADIPGRTIAAVKLAMVPGDLNAADELLKQARQWFGGNPIVASIIGRERHSLAVTDFMLRPSGFERMLVVMSADASETRAGRVSQRLLEIETYRLMALRGLPVAKRLIPELTGAEQQLAEITAQLENKGASDQALLDTLISLAVRIERATVEHAYRFAATQAYNKLVMQRIAELRETATHGTQTIGEFMQRRLSPAISTVEATAQRLSYLSARISRTSSLLRTRVDILAETQNQQLLEKLTRGQELQLRLQSTVEGLSIAAISYYVISLLLYITKAGAAAGLPIHPELATGLMIPAVLWVVWRTTRRIHEKFFKLH, encoded by the coding sequence ATGCATTCTCCGATTGATTCCGATTTTATCGATTTGCTGCCGGATAACGATCCGCAGCGGGTATTGTTGCACAATGAAGTACATGCTCGGCCCAGCCAGCGCATCCGTTTACCCGCGTTGGTGATTTATGTGGTCGCCATCAATGACGGTATTACCCGCGAGCAAGAATGCGAGCATTTGCGCCGTCTTCCCGGGCAGCAAAGTTTGTTGCTCGAACAGTTACAGAACAATTTTTTACGGTTGCGGCTGCAAGGTTATACGCTGCGCTGGGAACGTCATACCGAGTTCACCCGTTATTCGCTGGTGCAGCATTTACCCGATGAAGCGCAGCTAGGCGCGACCGATCCTGATTTGCTGGCATTTCTGGCGCTGCCGCGCGATTGGCTCGCAGACATACCGGGCCGGACAATTGCGGCGGTAAAACTGGCGATGGTACCGGGTGATTTGAACGCTGCCGATGAATTGCTCAAACAAGCGCGGCAGTGGTTTGGCGGGAATCCGATCGTCGCTTCGATAATCGGCCGGGAGAGGCATTCTCTGGCGGTGACGGATTTCATGCTGCGTCCCAGCGGATTTGAACGCATGCTGGTGGTCATGTCAGCCGATGCATCCGAGACGCGGGCAGGGCGTGTTTCGCAGCGTTTGCTCGAAATTGAAACTTACCGGCTGATGGCGCTGCGCGGCTTGCCGGTGGCCAAGCGCCTCATTCCGGAATTGACCGGCGCCGAGCAGCAACTCGCCGAAATTACCGCGCAACTGGAAAATAAAGGCGCTTCGGATCAGGCATTATTGGATACGCTGATTTCGCTGGCGGTACGTATCGAGCGGGCGACGGTTGAACATGCTTACCGCTTTGCCGCAACACAAGCGTACAACAAACTGGTCATGCAGCGGATCGCGGAGTTGCGGGAGACGGCTACCCACGGCACACAAACGATCGGAGAATTCATGCAGCGGCGGTTATCGCCGGCAATCAGTACTGTAGAAGCAACCGCACAACGGCTGAGCTATTTGTCCGCGCGCATTTCACGGACCAGCTCACTGCTGCGCACGCGGGTCGATATCTTGGCGGAAACGCAGAATCAGCAATTGCTGGAAAAATTGACACGCGGACAAGAGCTGCAATTGCGGCTGCAAAGCACCGTGGAAGGTTTATCGATCGCGGCGATTTCCTATTACGTGATCAGCTTGCTGCTATACATCACGAAAGCCGGTGCAGCGGCGGGCCTGCCGATACATCCGGAACTGGCGACCGGATTGATGATTCCGGCGGTGCTATGGGTGGTGTGGCGGACGACGCGGCGTATTCACGAGAAGTTTTTCAAATTGCACTGA